The sequence AGGCGATCCGGCAAGAACTGAACGTATCCCAGCGAGAACTTGCAGACCGTATGGGCGTTGAGCAGACGGCCGTGAGCTACTACGAACGGAACGCAGTCGCTCCCGACGGCGGCCGTACCGCCGATGCACGAGATGCGATCCTCAAACGTATCGACGATGCGCTGTCCGTTTCGGAGGCTGTAGATTCACTCGAAGCGTCCTGTACGAACGATATCGTCTGGGATCGCATCGAATCGATCGAGGCCGTCGAACCCGACGATGACTGGGTGTACGACCTCGAAGTCGCGGACACCCACACGTACTTGGCGAACGGCGTCGTCTCGCACAACTCGCAGTTGCTCTCGTACATCCGAAATATTGCGCCGCGATCCATCTACACGTCGGGGAAGGGGTCGTCCTCGGCTGGCCTCTGTGTGACGGGCGATACGCTGATTCACACGGCTGACGGGTTCAAGCCGATTCGCGAACTAGCCACGCCGCATCACCCCTCCCCAGTCGACGAGGAAACCGCCGCTCCGGCCAGCCACGAGCTATACACGTTCGGCCGCGAGGACGGGGCGATGACCCGCCGACAGAGTTCACACGTCTGGCGGATGCCGGAAAAGCCGTGTCGGCGGATCGAGACGGCACACGGGAAGGAACTGGAAACGTCGGTCAACACGCCCGTACTGGTCTGTGGCGACGAGGGCATCGAGTGGCGTGAGATGGCCGACGTGGACGCAGGCGAGTTCGTCGCCGTGCCGAAATACGACGATGTCGAGCGGTCCACGCTGTCGACGCGCCCCTTCTTCGAATTCACCGAGGAGAAACTGAAACCGACGGCCGAGTCGGTCGAGTTCCTCCGCAATCGGCTTCGGGAGGAGTTCGGGACGCTCCGCGATGCCGCCGCCGCGCTCGATCTGCCGGAAGACTTCATCTACGACTCGCTGTCCAACCGTCACCTGCCACAGGACCGCCTCGACCACGTTCTGGATGCCGTCGGCGCAGACCGAATGGACATCGACATCGAACGCGCGATGCTCGGACACGGGAACAGCGTCACGATCCCGGATACGTTCGACGCGGACCTCATGTATCTCGTCGGTCTCGTCTTCGGCGACGGGGACATCATGGTGTCTCGCCGTGGCGGGAATCGCGGCCACGTCCGCATCTCCAACTCGAACGAGGAGCTGCTGCGAGACGCCGCGCGAATCGTCGACGAGACGTTCGACAAGTCCGTCGACATCGAACGCCAACCTGACCGCGTGCCCTGCATCCGGATTCACAGCGCCACCATCGCCCGCTTTTTCCAGAATCTCGGGATGGAGAGTCCGAAAGACGATCTGCGACTCGATCCGAGGCTGACGACTGCCGAGCACGCCGACGCGTTCCTCCGCGGCCTGTTCGACGCGGATGGTTCGGTCTCCGCACGCGATGATGGCGGTTCCAGTATCCAGTTTTCGACCATCAGCGACGCGCTGGGCCAGCAGGTACAGTTGCTGCTCGAAACGTACGGCATCCGGGCACGACGGCGTGAACGTGACCGCCGTGGGACGTACGAACTGGAGACGGGACACGAAATCGAGTCGAAGGCGATCCAGACGCATCTGGCCATCTATGGCAAGGACATCGACACGTTCGCGGAGCGGGTCGGCTTCCGGTCGGAAGCGAAGACGGCCGCACTGGAAACGGTCGTGGGCGGCGCCGAACGGCGGGGCGAGCGACTCCCCGTCTCCGGGGCGCTCGCAGCCGCGGCAGGACCGGCCGGGACGTATTATCAGAATTTCCACCGTGGCGACAATCCCAGTCGAGAGCGCGCCCGGGCGATGCTCGCGGACCGTGATCTCGGTGACATCGCACCGGTCGTCCGCGAGGCAGCCGAGGCGGACCTGGTGTGGGACAAAGTCGTCACGGCGACCGACACCGGCAAGAAGGAGCTGTTCGATCTCACCGTCCCCGAGACGAACAACTTCGTCGGCAACGGTATCGTGACGCACAACACGGCCGCCGCAGTTCGCGACGACTTCGGCGAGGGCCAACAGTGGAGCCTCGAAGCCGGGGCGCTCGTGCTCGCGGACCAGGGCATCGCCGCTGTCGACGAACTTGATAAGATGCGCTCGGAAGATCGCTCCGCCATGCACCAGGCGCTCGAACAACAGGAGATCAGCATCTCCAAAGCGGGCATCAACGCCACCCTCAAATCCCGGTGTTCGCTGCTCGGCGCTGCCAACCCGAAATACGGCCGGTTCGACCAGTACGAACCCATCGGCGAGCAGATCGACCTCGAACCCGCGCTCGTCTCGCGGTTCGACCTCATCTTCACCGTCACAGACCAGCCCGATCCGGAGGAGGACGCCGCGCTGGCCGAACACATTCTGCGCACGAACTACGCGGGCGAGTTGAACACCCAGCGGACGGAGGTGTCCAACCCCGAGTACAGCGAGGCGGAGGTCGAATCGGTGACCGACACGGTCGAACCCGCCATCGATCCCGAACTCCTGCGGAAGTACATCGCCTACGCCAAACGCTCCTGTTTCCCGACGATGACCGACGAGGCGAAGGCGGCCATCCGCGATTTCTACGTCGACCTGCGCGCAAAAGGCGCCGACGAGGACGCGCCAGTCCCCGTTACCGCCCGAAAACTCGAAGCCCTGGTGCGTCTCGCGGAGGCGAGCGCCCGCGTCCGCCTCTCCGATACGGTCGAACAGTCGGACGCCGAGCGCGTCATCGAAATCGTCCGCTCGTGTCTGCAGGACATCGGAGTCGACCCCGAGACCGGCGAGTTCGACGCCGACGTCATCGAGACAGGTACCTCGAAGAGTCAGCGCGACCGTATCAAGAGCATCAAGGACGTCATCGAGACGGTCGACGCGGAGTACGAGGGCGAGGCCGGCGCCCCCATCGACGCGATCATCGACCGGGCGGCCGCCGAAGGCATCGAAGAGGAGAAAGTGATGGATCAGATCGAGCAGTTGCGCCGGAAAGGCGACGTGTACAGTCCGACGACGGATCAGTACAAGGTGGTGTGATGGACCGAATTTCCGCACTCAGAAACGTCGAGCAGGCACTCCGTGCGTTCGAGGAGGGAGAGACCGACCTCGCAGCAACCGAAGAGCGGGTTCTAGCGACGCTCCGAACCTATGCCACGGAGTTCGACGAGGAGACGGGACTCGTGGCGTACGCGGGGCGCGGTCCCGAGGCGGTGGACGGTGTCGTGGTGGTCGCATCCTCGCGGACGGAAGCGCGGGAACGCGTCCTGTCTCACGCCGAGGCGGCAGACAGGGACGCGGTCGAAGTCGAACGGCTATCGTAGTTCACCGACGCGCAGTCCACCTCCAGCGGGTGAGACTGCCGGTACCGATACCATTAGGTGGTCGGTCGGGGCACGCCCACGCGGTGCTACTCGTCGTCACGTACTCACAGGCCGCCCGCACGACGCTCCGAAACGTCTGTCGGAGCCACGAGGCGACCGTGGTTCGGCGACTGGGCCGCGCGGCGCTGTTCGAAGAGACGGAACTCGGCGCGTTTCTCGCCTTGCGCCTCCGTGAGAAACACGGCGACGACGTTCAGCTCGAGCGGACCTCCCCGCTCAACGAGTTCGCGACGGTTCCCGACCGTGTCCGAGAGGCAGCCAAGAGCTACGAGAACCGCGAGACAGCGAGCACGCCGTACGCCAAGTTCGCGTCGAACACCGAGCATCCGAATCCGGACACTCTGCGAGACGCCGACTTATGCGAGTGAGGATAGACGGAGCGGTGCGCGAGGGACAGGCCATCGACCTCACCGAGTTCGACGTCTCCGCGACGGCGGTCGTGCGGGCGATCGATGGCGGCGGCGCGTCGCTCGATGTCGACTGTCCGACACCCGGTGCCGCCCACGGTCACGTCGCGCTGTTGCCGCCAGCGACGTTCGACCGCCGGGCAGCGCTCGCGGACGTGGCCCGAGCGCTGGGTCACGAATCGTCGGCCAGTGCGTCGCTCGCCGACGCCCGCTCGGAACTGGCGTCGCTGTCGCCGCCATCAGTCGACGGGCGAGCGGCGCGACAGCGGGTCGCCGAGGCAGGAACGGAGGAGGACCGCTTGCGCGAGCGTGTCGCGGAACTGCGGGGTCGCGTGCAGGCACGCCAGGAGATGGGGGCATCGACGACGGCCGTCGAGGCACAACTGAACGAGGCGGTTCGGAAGCTCTCGGAGGCCGAAACCGAACGGATCGCGGCCGAACAGGCGCTCGATCGCGCAGCGACGGCCGCAAGGGAGGCCCGAGACCGTCGCGACCGGCGCCTGGAACTCGAAGACCGGGTAGCGAACTTGGAGCGGACGGTCCGGTGCGACCTGACGAGTGCGGTGTGGGACCGGTTCCGATCGGCGCTCCGCACCGTCCCGGGAACGGCGACTGCCGGAGAATCGCCCGGCGACTACGACGGTGACGCGGCGACTGCGGCGCTGGGCGTGACCCGAATCGCCCCGCTCGATGCTCCGGTCGTCGTTGACGGCCTCGATCGATTTTCCGGGGCCAGCGAAGCCGTGTCGGTGCTAGACGCGCCCGTGATTTATACACGGTAACGCGGCCAGTTCGGGGTATGGACTCCGAATGGTCGATACGCTCGCTCGAAGGGTGTGACGGCGTCGCCCTCGTGATGGTCGACCTGCACAACCCCTCGCCCGTCGATCGATCGGTGTGCGTACGGAACCGCCTCGATGGGCCCGTTCTCCCGCCACAGCGAGGTGGCGTTGCGGAGGCAGGGTGGGACGACGGGGGGTTCACTGGAGTCGTGCCGGCGGGCGAGCGACGGGCGATCGGCTACGCCTGTCCCGCACCCGAACGACGGCCGCCAGTGGACGTAATCGACGAGGGACGAGCGACCGGGAACAGAGAGGGATCGACCGATCGGACGGCCACGATCGCCGTTCGTGAACTCGCCGATCCGCGGCCGCCAGCCGACGCGGTTCCGATCCGAACGTCCTGTCTCAAGAGCGATACCGAGAGGGACGGAGAAACGACGGAACACGACGTGCATCCGCCGGAATCAGTCGAGACGTGGTTGCAATCGGTCGAACGACGGATCGAACGTGGAGAGCGGCTGACCGAGGCCTCCGTCGAGACGGCGACGAGCGTGCTCGACGACGGCCCACCCGACATCGTCGAACTCGACGCGCGCGTCTCGGCGGACGCGGCCGCACTCCGCGTACTTGCGGATCGAACCGCGGCGCTCGCAGAGCGGGCGACAGCGGTCGATATCCCGGTCGAAGCGCTCCGGAGGCTGGCGTGATCGTTGCCGTCGCTGGCGGGAAAGGTGGTGTCGGGAAGACGACGATCGCCTACAATCTCGGAGCGGCACTGGACGCGGTGGTCGTCGACGCCGATCTGAGCATGGCCGATCTGCCCCGAGGACGGGGACCGGACCTCCACGACGTTCTCGCGGGACAGGCCGCGGTGACCGAAGCGATCCGGGGCGGAGCGGTGTCGGTACTTCCGTGTGGCCGCTCGCTCGCCGGAGCGCGCGCCGTCGACATCCGCGACCTGGGAGACACGCTCCGGACGGTCGCCGCCGAGGCGGGCGACGTGATCGTCGACTGCCCCGCCGGCCTGCGCGCGGACGTGGGGGTCCCCCTGGCGGTCGCGGATGTCTGCGTCGTCGTGGCGTCACCGCGGCAGTTCGCCGTCGCCGACGCGGTGCGGACACGGGAACTGGCCCGCGAACTCGACGCCGGGCTGGTCGGGGTCGCACTCAACCGGACGACTTCGACGGACGAGCCGCCAGTGGACGTGCTCCGACGTATACTCGGTGCCCCCGTATCGACGGTGCCGGCCGATCCCAGAGTCGACCGGTCGGTCGGCGAAGAGGCACCGGTGGTCACGGCAGCCCCGGACTCCGTCGCGGCCGATGGAGTTCGGTCGCTTGCGGCCGCGATTCAGTCCTGCAAGAGCGTGTAGGTATTTCGAATCGTGACGGGCGTCACGTCGGCCACGTCAGCCGCCATGCGCTGTGTGAGCGGGGCGCCGGCGTCCCGTGCCGCCGCGTAAAGGCAGGCCGCGGCGACCCCGCTCGGGTTGCGCCCGGCGGTGTCACCGGAGTCACGGAGACGGCGAGCGTAGGTCTCAGCGTCCCGCCGAATGGCCTCGCTCAGATCGAGTTCGGTGGCGTACCGCGGGATGTACTCGGCCGGGTGGATCGGGCCGGTCGCAACATCGAGTTCGCGGTTCAGCGCGCGGTACGCGGCCCGGTGTTCGTCGGCCGTCGCCTTCGCGGCGGCAACGATTTCCTCGACGGTCCGAGAGACCGAACACACGCGACAGGTGGCGTATACGGTCGCGGAGGCAAAACCCTCTAGTGAACGCCCACGGAGCAAATCCGCGTCCTGCGCGGAGCGAAACAGCGAGCAGGATGATTCGCGAATGTGTCTTGGAAGGGACAGCTCCCCGACCAGCCGTCGAATCTCGGTGAACGCGTACACCTGGTTTCGCTCGCGCTTCGACGATATCTGTGCCCGGTTATGCTGGGTTCGCATCCGGGAGAGACGGCGACGCTTTCGCCCTTTCACCCGCGTCGACCGGCCGATATCGGTC comes from Haloplanus sp. XH21 and encodes:
- a CDS encoding LAGLIDADG family homing endonuclease; translation: MAQSSQNQELIDRFGRFYRNYYRDEISRLAQRYPNEQRSLHVDYDDLYQFDPDLAEDYLSQPDQLTEYAEEALRVYDLPADVSLGQAHVRLRNLPDTVDIRSIRVHDNHVGRLIAVSGIIRKATDVRPKITEAAFECQRCGTMTYIPQTDGGFQEPHECQGCERQGPFRVNYDQSEFVDSQKIRVQESPEGLRGGETPQSIDIDIEDDITGEVTAGDHVTVTGVLHIDQVTEGNEKSQLFDLYMDGVSVEIEDEQFEEMEISETDKREIIELSNHPDLYDEMVASLAPSIYGYDEEKLAMILQLFSGVTKELPDGTRIRGDLHMLLIGDPGTGKCVDGDTRVTLADGRERPIRELVERNLDDPTPVDDGVYDDAEIDLQSVTAEGQLTTRQATRVWKREAPAQLYRIRTASGRELDVTPSHPLFTQDGGRLTATRAETLDVGERIATPRRLGEEGDDTLDVDYRQSKSPNTVRLDCPEQWTPRLARLVGYIVAEGHVISRDDNTADVRITNQDDEILSDASQAYEELGLTYTIDDSRNGGSTSDVRCTASEFISFLEHLEPAILRNSAAQRVPDALFTATKETKQEFLRAYVDAEGHVSETQREITVASMSRELLEGAQSLLLACGVQSSIAPRANGSYRLRISGEAFETYVRSIGFVTDRKTEASRSYDDVSSNTNVDIVPEIGDDLRQIRKQLQLTQFDCGIPRTTDQHYERGDRNPSRQSLKTVVDAFRTRLTWLQRAQLENGSWEDIEAIRQELNVSQRELADRMGVEQTAVSYYERNAVAPDGGRTADARDAILKRIDDALSVSEAVDSLEASCTNDIVWDRIESIEAVEPDDDWVYDLEVADTHTYLANGVVSHNSQLLSYIRNIAPRSIYTSGKGSSSAGLCVTGDTLIHTADGFKPIRELATPHHPSPVDEETAAPASHELYTFGREDGAMTRRQSSHVWRMPEKPCRRIETAHGKELETSVNTPVLVCGDEGIEWREMADVDAGEFVAVPKYDDVERSTLSTRPFFEFTEEKLKPTAESVEFLRNRLREEFGTLRDAAAALDLPEDFIYDSLSNRHLPQDRLDHVLDAVGADRMDIDIERAMLGHGNSVTIPDTFDADLMYLVGLVFGDGDIMVSRRGGNRGHVRISNSNEELLRDAARIVDETFDKSVDIERQPDRVPCIRIHSATIARFFQNLGMESPKDDLRLDPRLTTAEHADAFLRGLFDADGSVSARDDGGSSIQFSTISDALGQQVQLLLETYGIRARRRERDRRGTYELETGHEIESKAIQTHLAIYGKDIDTFAERVGFRSEAKTAALETVVGGAERRGERLPVSGALAAAAGPAGTYYQNFHRGDNPSRERARAMLADRDLGDIAPVVREAAEADLVWDKVVTATDTGKKELFDLTVPETNNFVGNGIVTHNTAAAVRDDFGEGQQWSLEAGALVLADQGIAAVDELDKMRSEDRSAMHQALEQQEISISKAGINATLKSRCSLLGAANPKYGRFDQYEPIGEQIDLEPALVSRFDLIFTVTDQPDPEEDAALAEHILRTNYAGELNTQRTEVSNPEYSEAEVESVTDTVEPAIDPELLRKYIAYAKRSCFPTMTDEAKAAIRDFYVDLRAKGADEDAPVPVTARKLEALVRLAEASARVRLSDTVEQSDAERVIEIVRSCLQDIGVDPETGEFDADVIETGTSKSQRDRIKSIKDVIETVDAEYEGEAGAPIDAIIDRAAAEGIEEEKVMDQIEQLRRKGDVYSPTTDQYKVV
- a CDS encoding AAA family ATPase, yielding MIVAVAGGKGGVGKTTIAYNLGAALDAVVVDADLSMADLPRGRGPDLHDVLAGQAAVTEAIRGGAVSVLPCGRSLAGARAVDIRDLGDTLRTVAAEAGDVIVDCPAGLRADVGVPLAVADVCVVVASPRQFAVADAVRTRELARELDAGLVGVALNRTTSTDEPPVDVLRRILGAPVSTVPADPRVDRSVGEEAPVVTAAPDSVAADGVRSLAAAIQSCKSV
- a CDS encoding transcription initiation factor IIB; this encodes MAQTREAECPECSGRLNTEGTETVCGQCGLVVDEYRIDHGPEWRSFADDETSPERTGAPLTQSRHDRGLSTDIGRSTRVKGRKRRRLSRMRTQHNRAQISSKRERNQVYAFTEIRRLVGELSLPRHIRESSCSLFRSAQDADLLRGRSLEGFASATVYATCRVCSVSRTVEEIVAAAKATADEHRAAYRALNRELDVATGPIHPAEYIPRYATELDLSEAIRRDAETYARRLRDSGDTAGRNPSGVAAACLYAAARDAGAPLTQRMAADVADVTPVTIRNTYTLLQD